The following coding sequences are from one Musa acuminata AAA Group cultivar baxijiao chromosome BXJ1-6, Cavendish_Baxijiao_AAA, whole genome shotgun sequence window:
- the LOC135675566 gene encoding phytochrome C-like isoform X1: MSSRSNRASCSRSSSARSKHSARVVAQTTLDAKLHADFEDPDHPFDYSSSIGAANRSSGADSSAVPSSAVSTYLQTMQRGKLIQPFGCLLAVEDETLAIIAYSENAPEMLDLAPHAVPTMEQREALTIGTDIRTLFRSPSSVALQKAAGFSDVNLLNPILVHCRSSGKPFYAIMHRIDVGLVIDLEPVNPADVPVTAAGALKSYKLAAKAISRLQSLPSGNISLLCDVLVREVSDLTGYDRVMAYKFHEDEHGEVIAECRRPELESYLGLHYPATDIPQASRFLFMKNKVRMICDCSAPPVKVIQDKRLTQPLSLCGSTLRAPHGCHSQYMANMGSTASLVMSVTISEDEDEAGGDQQHKGRKLWGLLVCHHTSPRFIPFPLRYACEFLMQVFGVQLNKEVELGAQLKEKHILRTQTLLCDMLLRDAPIGIFTRSPNVMDLVKCDGAALYYRNQVWLLETTPTEAQIRDIVAWLVECHDGSTGLSTDSMTEAGYPGAAELGDAVCGMAAIKISSRDFLFWFRSHTAKEIIWGGAKHEPVDKDDEDRRMHPRTSFKAFLEVVKRRSLPWEDVEMDAIHSLQLILRGSLQGETVDVDSKIIVSASPDDANKIQWVDELRTVTNEMVRLIETASVPIWAIDASGNINGWNSKAADLTGLPVQEAIGMPLIDIVKDDSVDVAKNVLHLALQGKEEKNIEIKLKSFSHQESNSSVILVVNSCCSRDVKDNIVGVCFVAQDVTGQKLMMDKYTRIQGDYVAIVQNPNELIPPIFIVNEYGCCFEWNSAMEKVSGIKRKDAIDKMLVGELFCLHGFGCRVKDHDTLTKLRIVLNGVMAGEDADKFIFGFFDLNGNYVEALLSANKRIDSEGKNTGALCFMRVASPELQHALQVQKLSEQAAINSLKELAYLRQEIRNSLNGITFTQNLMEATDLTEEQKQLLRRKALCQEQLAKILDDMDLDSIEQCYMELNTVEFNLGEALDAVINQGMALSREREVALLQDWPAEVSSMYLYGDNLRLQQVLADFLSSALQFAPVADGSIALQVIPRKERIGTGVQVVHLKFRIIHPAPGIPETLVQEMFHHSQGMSREGLGLFISQKLVKIMNGTVQYLREAERSSFIILVEFPLVQHHTGSRTHGSSTSKKKLHLA; encoded by the exons ATGTCTTCCAGGTCCAACAGGGCGAGCTGCTCCAGGAGCAGCTCGGCCCGCTCCAAGCACAGCGCTCGCGTGGTCGCCCAGACCACCTTGGACGCCAAGCTCCATGCCGACTTCGAGGACCCCGATCACCCGTTCGATTACTCCTCCTCGATCGGCGCTGCCAACCGGTCGAGCGGCGCCGACAGCAGCGCCGTGCCTTCCTCCGCCGTCTCCACATATCTCCAGACGATGCAGCGCGGGAAGCTGATCCAGCCTTTTGGGTGCCTGCTGGCCGTCGAAGACGAGACGTTAGCCATAATTGCCTACAGCGAGAATGCGCCCGAGATGCTCGACCTGGCGCCGCACGCCGTCCCCACCATGGAGCAGCGCGAGGCCTTGACGATTGGCACCGACATCCGAACTCTCTTCCGATCTCCGAGCTCGGTGGCGCTGCAGAAGGCCGCTGGCTTCAGCGACGTCAATCTCCTCAACCCCATATTGGTACATTGCAGAAGCTCGGGCAAGCCTTTCTACGCCATTATGCACCGGATTGATGTGGGATTGGTGATAGACTTGGAGCCTGTCAACCCTGCCGATGTACCGGTGACGGCAGCAGGAGCGCTGAAATCCTATAAACTGGCTGCCAAAGCCATTTCGAGGCTGCAGTCTTTGCCTAGTGGGAACATCTCCCTCCTGTGTGATGTTCTGGTACGGGAAGTGAGCGATCTTACGGGCTATGACAGGGTGATGGCGTACAAGTTTCACGAAGACGAACATGGCGAAGTCATAGCTGAGTGCAGAAGACCAGAATTGGAGTCTTATCTTGGCTTGCATTACCCTGCCACTGATATCCCGCAGGCTTCACGTTTTCTCTTCATGAAGAACAAGGTTAGGATGATATGCGACTGTTCTGCTCCACCGGTTAAAGTGATCCAGGACAAGAGATTGACTCAACCTCTGAGTCTCTGTGGTTCGACCTTGAGAGCACCTCATGGTTGCCACTCTCAGTACATGGCAAACATGGGCTCCACTGCGTCTCTTGTAATGTCGGTCACGATCAGTGAGGACGAAGACGAAGCAGGTGGTGATCAGCAGCACAAGGGGCGGAAGCTTTGGGGGCTGCTGGTTTGTCATCACACCAGTCCGAGGTTTATCCCTTTTCCACTTAGATATGCCTGCGAATTCCTCATGCAGGTATTTGGGGTGCAGCTGAACAAAGAGGTAGAGCTTGGAGCTCAATTAAAGGAGAAGCACATCCTTCGAACACAAACTCTTCTTTGTGATATGCTTCTCCGTGATGCACCAATTGGTATCTTCACCCGGTCTCCAAATGTTATGGATCTTGTTAAGTGTGATGGTGCTGCACTTTATTACCGAAACCAGGTTTGGCTGCTCGAAACAACACCTACCGAAGCACAGATAAGGGATATCGTAGCATGGCTCGTGGAGTGCCATGATGGTTCTACTGGTTTGAGTACCGACAGCATGACAGAAGCAGGTTATCCCGGTGCTGCTGAACTCGGAGATGCAGTCTGTGGCATGGCTGCAATTAAGATTTCTTCCAGGGATTTTCTCTTTTGGTTCAGGTCACACACAGCAAAGGAGATCATATGGGGCGGTGCTAAACATGAACCTGTTGATAAAGACGATGAGGACCGAAGAATGCATCCACGAACTTCATTTAAGGCCTTCTTAGAGGTTGTGAAGAGGAGGAGTCTTCCTTGGGAGGATGTTGAAATGGATGCAATCCATTCGTTGCAGCTCATATTGCGTGGCTCTCTGCAAGGAGAGACTGTTGATGTTGATTCAAAGATAATTGTGAGTGCATCACCGGATGATGCAAACAAGATCCAATGGGTGGACGAACTGCGTACTGTTACAAATGAAATGGTTCGTCTAATTGAAACTGCAAGTGTGCCCATTTGGGCAATTGATGCATCAGGTAACATAAACGGCTGGAATAGCAAAGCAGCAGATTTGACTGGTTTACCTGTGCAAGAAGCTATTGGGATGCCTCTGATTGATATTGTCAAGGATGATTCAGTCGACGTGGCAAAAAATGTGCTGCACTTGGCTTTGCAAG gaaaggaagagaaaaacATTGAGATTAAACTAAAGTCATTCAGCCATCAGGAAAGTAATAGCTCTGTGATCCTAGTCGTCAATTCTTGCTGCAGCCGTGACGTGAAGGATAATATTGTTGGTGTTTGCTTTGTCGCGCAAGATGTGACCGGTCAGAAACTGATGATGGATAAGTACACTCGCATTCAAGGTGATTACGTTGCAATAGTGCAAAATCCCAATGAGCTGATCCCCCCTATTTTTATAGTCAACGAGTATGGTTGCTGTTTCGAGTGGAATTCAGCCATGGAAAAGGTATCAGGCATAAAGAGGAAGGATGCAATTGACAAGATGCTTGTTGGCGAGTTGTTCTGTCTTCATGGTTTTGGCTGTCGGGTCAAGGACCATGACACATTGACCAAGTTAAGGATAGTATTGAATGGTGTAATGGCAGGCGAAGATGCCGACAAGTTTATATTTGGATTTTTTGACCTTAATGGTAACTATGTTGAGGCATTGCTCTCCGCAAACAAGAGGATTGATTCTGAGGGGAAAAATACTGGGGCATTATGCTTTATGCGTGTTGCCAGTCCAGAGCTTCAACATGCCTTGCAAGTGCAGAAGTTGTCTGAACAAGCTGCGATAAACAGTCTCAAGGAACTAGCTTATCTTCGTCAAGAAATAAGGAACTCACTAAACGGCATTACATTTACGCAAAACTTGATGGAGGCAACTGACTTAACTGAGGAGCAGAAGCAACTTCTTAGAAGGAAAGCCCTCTGCCAAGAGCAGTTGGCAAAGATCTTAGATGACATGGATTTAGATAGCATTGAACAGTG CTATATGGAGCTGAACACAGTAGAGTTTAACCTCGGTGAAGCTCTGGATGCAGTCATAAACCAAGGCATGGCTCTAAGCAGGGAACGGGAGGTGGCGCTTCTTCAAGATTGGCCTGCGGAAGTATCTTCTATGTATTTGTATGGGGATAACTTGAGGCTGCAGCAGGTTCTAGCAGACTTCTTGTCAAGTGCTCTTCAGTTTGCACCAGTGGCTGATGGATCAATCGCACTTCAGGTCATTCCAAGAAAGGAACGTATAGGAACCGGAGTGCAAGTAGTTCATCTCAAATTCAG GATCATTCATCCAGCACCAGGAATACCAGAGACGTTGGTGCAGGAGATGTTCCACCACAGTCAGGGTATGTCAAGGGAAGGCCTCGGTCTTTTCATCAGCCAAAAGCTTGTGAAGATCATGAACGGAACTGTACAATATCTTAGAGAAGCAGAGAGATCATCTTTCATCATTCTCGTCGAGTTCCCTTTGGTTCAGCATCACACAG GATCGAGGACTCATGGTTCATCGACAAGCAAGAAGAAACTTCATTTAGCCTAA
- the LOC135675566 gene encoding phytochrome C-like isoform X2: protein MSSRSNRASCSRSSSARSKHSARVVAQTTLDAKLHADFEDPDHPFDYSSSIGAANRSSGADSSAVPSSAVSTYLQTMQRGKLIQPFGCLLAVEDETLAIIAYSENAPEMLDLAPHAVPTMEQREALTIGTDIRTLFRSPSSVALQKAAGFSDVNLLNPILVHCRSSGKPFYAIMHRIDVGLVIDLEPVNPADVPVTAAGALKSYKLAAKAISRLQSLPSGNISLLCDVLVREVSDLTGYDRVMAYKFHEDEHGEVIAECRRPELESYLGLHYPATDIPQASRFLFMKNKVRMICDCSAPPVKVIQDKRLTQPLSLCGSTLRAPHGCHSQYMANMGSTASLVMSVTISEDEDEAGGDQQHKGRKLWGLLVCHHTSPRFIPFPLRYACEFLMQVFGVQLNKEVELGAQLKEKHILRTQTLLCDMLLRDAPIGIFTRSPNVMDLVKCDGAALYYRNQVWLLETTPTEAQIRDIVAWLVECHDGSTGLSTDSMTEAGYPGAAELGDAVCGMAAIKISSRDFLFWFRSHTAKEIIWGGAKHEPVDKDDEDRRMHPRTSFKAFLEVVKRRSLPWEDVEMDAIHSLQLILRGSLQGETVDVDSKIIVSASPDDANKIQWVDELRTVTNEMVRLIETASVPIWAIDASGNINGWNSKAADLTGLPVQEAIGMPLIDIVKDDSVDVAKNVLHLALQGKEEKNIEIKLKSFSHQESNSSVILVVNSCCSRDVKDNIVGVCFVAQDVTGQKLMMDKYTRIQGDYVAIVQNPNELIPPIFIVNEYGCCFEWNSAMEKVSGIKRKDAIDKMLVGELFCLHGFGCRVKDHDTLTKLRIVLNGVMAGEDADKFIFGFFDLNGNYVEALLSANKRIDSEGKNTGALCFMRVASPELQHALQVQKLSEQAAINSLKELAYLRQEIRNSLNGITFTQNLMEATDLTEEQKQLLRRKALCQEQLAKILDDMDLDSIEQCHKPRHGSKQGTGGGASSRLACGSIFYVFVWG from the exons ATGTCTTCCAGGTCCAACAGGGCGAGCTGCTCCAGGAGCAGCTCGGCCCGCTCCAAGCACAGCGCTCGCGTGGTCGCCCAGACCACCTTGGACGCCAAGCTCCATGCCGACTTCGAGGACCCCGATCACCCGTTCGATTACTCCTCCTCGATCGGCGCTGCCAACCGGTCGAGCGGCGCCGACAGCAGCGCCGTGCCTTCCTCCGCCGTCTCCACATATCTCCAGACGATGCAGCGCGGGAAGCTGATCCAGCCTTTTGGGTGCCTGCTGGCCGTCGAAGACGAGACGTTAGCCATAATTGCCTACAGCGAGAATGCGCCCGAGATGCTCGACCTGGCGCCGCACGCCGTCCCCACCATGGAGCAGCGCGAGGCCTTGACGATTGGCACCGACATCCGAACTCTCTTCCGATCTCCGAGCTCGGTGGCGCTGCAGAAGGCCGCTGGCTTCAGCGACGTCAATCTCCTCAACCCCATATTGGTACATTGCAGAAGCTCGGGCAAGCCTTTCTACGCCATTATGCACCGGATTGATGTGGGATTGGTGATAGACTTGGAGCCTGTCAACCCTGCCGATGTACCGGTGACGGCAGCAGGAGCGCTGAAATCCTATAAACTGGCTGCCAAAGCCATTTCGAGGCTGCAGTCTTTGCCTAGTGGGAACATCTCCCTCCTGTGTGATGTTCTGGTACGGGAAGTGAGCGATCTTACGGGCTATGACAGGGTGATGGCGTACAAGTTTCACGAAGACGAACATGGCGAAGTCATAGCTGAGTGCAGAAGACCAGAATTGGAGTCTTATCTTGGCTTGCATTACCCTGCCACTGATATCCCGCAGGCTTCACGTTTTCTCTTCATGAAGAACAAGGTTAGGATGATATGCGACTGTTCTGCTCCACCGGTTAAAGTGATCCAGGACAAGAGATTGACTCAACCTCTGAGTCTCTGTGGTTCGACCTTGAGAGCACCTCATGGTTGCCACTCTCAGTACATGGCAAACATGGGCTCCACTGCGTCTCTTGTAATGTCGGTCACGATCAGTGAGGACGAAGACGAAGCAGGTGGTGATCAGCAGCACAAGGGGCGGAAGCTTTGGGGGCTGCTGGTTTGTCATCACACCAGTCCGAGGTTTATCCCTTTTCCACTTAGATATGCCTGCGAATTCCTCATGCAGGTATTTGGGGTGCAGCTGAACAAAGAGGTAGAGCTTGGAGCTCAATTAAAGGAGAAGCACATCCTTCGAACACAAACTCTTCTTTGTGATATGCTTCTCCGTGATGCACCAATTGGTATCTTCACCCGGTCTCCAAATGTTATGGATCTTGTTAAGTGTGATGGTGCTGCACTTTATTACCGAAACCAGGTTTGGCTGCTCGAAACAACACCTACCGAAGCACAGATAAGGGATATCGTAGCATGGCTCGTGGAGTGCCATGATGGTTCTACTGGTTTGAGTACCGACAGCATGACAGAAGCAGGTTATCCCGGTGCTGCTGAACTCGGAGATGCAGTCTGTGGCATGGCTGCAATTAAGATTTCTTCCAGGGATTTTCTCTTTTGGTTCAGGTCACACACAGCAAAGGAGATCATATGGGGCGGTGCTAAACATGAACCTGTTGATAAAGACGATGAGGACCGAAGAATGCATCCACGAACTTCATTTAAGGCCTTCTTAGAGGTTGTGAAGAGGAGGAGTCTTCCTTGGGAGGATGTTGAAATGGATGCAATCCATTCGTTGCAGCTCATATTGCGTGGCTCTCTGCAAGGAGAGACTGTTGATGTTGATTCAAAGATAATTGTGAGTGCATCACCGGATGATGCAAACAAGATCCAATGGGTGGACGAACTGCGTACTGTTACAAATGAAATGGTTCGTCTAATTGAAACTGCAAGTGTGCCCATTTGGGCAATTGATGCATCAGGTAACATAAACGGCTGGAATAGCAAAGCAGCAGATTTGACTGGTTTACCTGTGCAAGAAGCTATTGGGATGCCTCTGATTGATATTGTCAAGGATGATTCAGTCGACGTGGCAAAAAATGTGCTGCACTTGGCTTTGCAAG gaaaggaagagaaaaacATTGAGATTAAACTAAAGTCATTCAGCCATCAGGAAAGTAATAGCTCTGTGATCCTAGTCGTCAATTCTTGCTGCAGCCGTGACGTGAAGGATAATATTGTTGGTGTTTGCTTTGTCGCGCAAGATGTGACCGGTCAGAAACTGATGATGGATAAGTACACTCGCATTCAAGGTGATTACGTTGCAATAGTGCAAAATCCCAATGAGCTGATCCCCCCTATTTTTATAGTCAACGAGTATGGTTGCTGTTTCGAGTGGAATTCAGCCATGGAAAAGGTATCAGGCATAAAGAGGAAGGATGCAATTGACAAGATGCTTGTTGGCGAGTTGTTCTGTCTTCATGGTTTTGGCTGTCGGGTCAAGGACCATGACACATTGACCAAGTTAAGGATAGTATTGAATGGTGTAATGGCAGGCGAAGATGCCGACAAGTTTATATTTGGATTTTTTGACCTTAATGGTAACTATGTTGAGGCATTGCTCTCCGCAAACAAGAGGATTGATTCTGAGGGGAAAAATACTGGGGCATTATGCTTTATGCGTGTTGCCAGTCCAGAGCTTCAACATGCCTTGCAAGTGCAGAAGTTGTCTGAACAAGCTGCGATAAACAGTCTCAAGGAACTAGCTTATCTTCGTCAAGAAATAAGGAACTCACTAAACGGCATTACATTTACGCAAAACTTGATGGAGGCAACTGACTTAACTGAGGAGCAGAAGCAACTTCTTAGAAGGAAAGCCCTCTGCCAAGAGCAGTTGGCAAAGATCTTAGATGACATGGATTTAGATAGCATTGAACAGTG TCATAAACCAAGGCATGGCTCTAAGCAGGGAACGGGAGGTGGCGCTTCTTCAAGATTGGCCTGCGGAAGTATCTTCTATGTATTTGTATGGGGATAA